A single window of Columba livia isolate bColLiv1 breed racing homer chromosome 16, bColLiv1.pat.W.v2, whole genome shotgun sequence DNA harbors:
- the MANBAL gene encoding protein MANBAL isoform X1, which yields MATELDFSPPEIPEPTFMENVLRYGLFFGAIFQLICVLAIILPVSKSHKASLPAPCAPITAFGKPAKSPALESHTAVNRNSPVTCETFEPSSLIKRMLSDARLPLHYVECCLGSLKLACLAQPFFVCPFPVGML from the exons ATGGCGACTGAGCTGGATTTCTCCCCACCTGAAATCCCTGAGCCCACATTCATGGAGAATGTGCTACGTTACGGACTGTTCTTTGGAGCCATTTTCCAGCTCATCTGTGTGCTAGCCATCATCCTGCCGGTTTCCAAGTCCCATAAGGCA AGCCTGCCAGCTCCCTGCGCGCCGATTACAGCCTTTGGAAAGCCGGCCAAGTCTCCTGCCTTGGAAAGCCACACAGCTGTGAACCGTAATAGCCCAGTAACTTGCGAGACGTTTGAACCAAGCTCCCTGATTAAAAGGATGCTGTCAGATGCTCGCCTCCCCCTCCATTATGTAGAGTGCTGTCTTGGAAGCTTGAAACTCGCATGTCTTGCTCAGCCATTTTTTGTGTGTCCTTTTCCAGTTGGCATGCTCTGA
- the MANBAL gene encoding protein MANBAL isoform X2, protein MATELDFSPPEIPEPTFMENVLRYGLFFGAIFQLICVLAIILPVSKSHKADSESFEPKNSETVKKPKATAPQISKKPKKETKKKR, encoded by the exons ATGGCGACTGAGCTGGATTTCTCCCCACCTGAAATCCCTGAGCCCACATTCATGGAGAATGTGCTACGTTACGGACTGTTCTTTGGAGCCATTTTCCAGCTCATCTGTGTGCTAGCCATCATCCTGCCGGTTTCCAAGTCCCATAAGGCA GACTCGGAGAGTTTTGAGCCTAAGAATTCAGAGACAGTGAAGAAGCCAAAGGCAACTGCTCCACAGATAAGCAAGAAACCCAAGAAGGAAACCAAAAAGAAACGATAA